The Microtus ochrogaster isolate Prairie Vole_2 linkage group LG3, MicOch1.0, whole genome shotgun sequence genomic sequence TGGAGTTCTCAGCCCTAAAGGGGAAATCTATAGCATACCCCTTGGATGCCCAAGGCTGAGGGAACATCGTGGAAAGGGATAGAAAGATTTTAAGTACTTGAAGTCAAAAAAGATTGTTGTGAAATTATGTCTTCTGAACAAAACAGGACCACATGAACGCATAGCAGTTATGGTTGCCTCTATAAGGCCTACACAAGCATGCCAGGCATTGGGTAGCACACGtccttaatgccagcactcagaatgcagaggcaggtgggtctctgttggttcaggttcaaggccagcctagtctacagagcaagttctaggacagccaaggctacacagagaaaccctgtctcaagaaaaagagagagaaaccaatGCAATATCAAGTCAGTCAACACTCCAacgtggagggggaggggcttatGAGTACCCACCGCTAGTGGAGAGGTGATTGGCCATTGATGGCCACTTGGGGAGGATGAGCCAATTTTCTTCAGCAGTGTGGCCCTTGTAGGTTGTCCACGCTCCATTGGAAGGTGCCCTCTTCTTTTAGACATATTGGGTGACAGCAATTGCCCTCAGTgggtgaagaagaggaagaggagaaagaagaggagggggagagaggaagttTGTAGGGAGATGTGGGAGGTGACCTCTAGGATGACTTGGAGAGGGGAATGGGGGGGGTAGATATGATGCTCCTACATTGTTTGGTGCGTGGAGTtgccaaagaataaatttaaaagttaaaaagaaaaggacgGGAGGGGGGAGcgctggggaagggggagggctaGGGGTAGCTGAGCAGGCCGGAACCCTTGGTCtgcaggcaggaggacctgagcagaagtcccagcacccacgaaAAAACTAGGCTTTGCTGAATGCGCCAGTAAACCAAGCTTTGTGAGCCAAGGCCTGAGGCTCCAAAAGGCAGGTGACAGCCAACCCAGCTGAAATGGTGAACTTCCAATTCAgtaggagatcctgtcttaagaTGATAGAGGAAGATGCTCAActgctctggcctccaccctgcacacacattcacacacacacacacacacacacacacacacacacacacacacacacacgacggAGCTGGCTAAACTGTCAAGCCCCTTCCAGCCGTCAGATTGTCATTTTCTAGGTCACAAGACACAGCGAGAAAGCCACAGGGGACAAAAGTGTGGCAAGCCTAGTAATCACAGCAAGGCTCAGCCCAACCCATCTTTAAGACCCTCAAAAATACCTCAGGCTACCCTAGGGCACCCAAAATTACACAGGGAGGGACTGAGGGGAGGCTCTGTGTTCTGGGATCACTTCATCAGCTCAGACTTCAGCGGAAACCCTAAGGCATTAGGAATTTCTATTGGGACTTAACAATTCCCCAGCAACTCCACATGGAGGGTTGGAAGACTGTCTAGCTGACCACAGGTCATCTAAAGGCCCTGGAAATAACAAGTAGTTCAGGCAGCATTTGATCCAGCCTCTGCACTGCAGCACCGTGAGACCCCCAGCTTCCAGGAACCTCCTTCACAGCACCAATCACAGGCAGAGACACTCCCCAGCGCCTACCATCGCTTCACATTACAGATGTGTCTGAAGCCACAGTCTCCTGGGGACCAGCGTCCACAGAGTGTTCCTGTCTCTAACGCGGAGCAAAAATAAATCGGCTGGTGTTCGAGAAAGAAAACTAGGCGggacagaaaggaaataataatatacatagaagaaaacacaaaggctCTGCATGTAGAttacagaaaggagagaaaataccCTGAACTGGGGAGCTTCGGGTCTTCTCCTTCCCAGGAGCTAAAGGGTTACTTGGGAGAAAGCAGCTCAGAAAGGCAGCACCTGGACCTCTTTCCAGCCGCTTTTGTCCGCactggggaagggggggggggaggggagaagatcCGTCCGTGGGCAAACAGTGCCATCCAGTGGTCAACTTGTGCATCTCTCAACAAAACCAGCTAGGTGGTAGTTGTCCTGGTCAACCATACTTGCTGGAAAATACCTGTCAGATGCCAGATCAGATCTTAGTATCACCCTTCAAACCAGCAGAAAttcacatgttctttctctctctctctgtctctctcgcctctgtctgtctctctttaatacacacacacaaacacagaaaggaTTTTTCCCAATTTCTGCTTGAAGATTTCATGTCTTGTTTGTGCCTTCTACCTTCTACCTTTATGAAGAGTAAATATGTTTCCCTTGTTCCTTTATAGATGGACTTcgagactacacacacacacacacacacacacacacacacacacacatattcttccACTTGGGCTGGTGTATTGTGTTAGGACTCAGTCCTCAAGCGAGTTGATAACCTCACGGAGGATCAGTTTGTCTTTATCTTCAGGATTGGCCTGAGGTCTAAATGAGGCCTTGACTTTACTCTTTTTGCACATTTGGAGGTAAGCTCACGGGCATGGTCTGTGTGCAGACCAGCCTCCAGGTTTGGCCGTCTCGTTGTGGTGTTCTCTTACCTCCTTCCCCCAGCCCCTGTCTGCAGCTAGGGGTACAGAGCCTCCCTTGATGATCTAGAAACACCCCCTCCACCTCCTGCATGGCACGGGCTTCTAAAATTCACCACTTACCTTGGAGAGCTGTTTGCAGTACCGATAAAATTACACTTTCTGAGACACTAGCTTATAGACTGCTATGGTCCCAGAGCAATCAGTACGAACTATTTTCATCTTAAATCATATTCATCAAATCTAGGACTTCCTGCCTCAAAATCATAGAGCCTACGATTATCCCTAAACCCATTCTTTCACTACTTCATGTAaccaaaattcaatttttaaagtaagatttttCTTACGTAATTAACCAATAGCTTAATTAACAGCTGCTAAAACTGTGGGTTATGAACCCATGTGGGGTCACGCGACTAAATGTGAGGGTTACCAAACGTTTGGTAAGGGAGGTGTTTCTCAACACAATGACTAAAATTTAATCCAAGACCACATATAGAATCCAAGGTGTGGCCGGCAGGGCCATCCCAGAGTGCATCTCAAAACTCCATGGTAGCCTTGGTTCTGAATACATATTCCTCTGCATGTGGGACCACAACAGACAACGCCCGTGAGCAGTGCTCAAACCATCTCCATGTAGATTCAAGACCAACTgggattttttaagacagggtctcgctatgcAGCCCTGACTGACCCAGAACTCATCATgcaaaccaggctgtcctccaccatcacagagatccaccggcctccaCAGTGTTAGGGTTAAAGGAGCACACCCCCACCGGCTGGTTCATATGCAAGCCTGTGTTATCTGCAATTCAAAGTCAAATTCATTGTGTGTCTTTACTGTAGGTAGACGAGTTTCTTGTGCGTGTAGATGTACAATGTTTCCGTTATGGGAAACAGAGATTTGTAATGTCCCCTACTATTTCTTGGCACGTATCAAATAATCCTATCTTTGGGTTGTATTATATtagataattttactttaaaatttgctAATCTGGGTTGCTGAgttgagtttattatttttttaattattcactGAATTTGGGCTTGCAGTTAGGACAGAATTCCTAACTATTTCGGAGAAGTCTCTTAGAGTTCTTGTGCTCCCCTGTACTATATATGTGTGAAAATCTGTGTTCTCGGTGTTGAGGATCACGAAACATCCATCATCTCTGAAAAACAGTGAAGGTGCTCCATGCCCTGCAGCATCCAGTCAATATTCACATTTTCTGTGTGAGCGTACACAAGCACATCCATCTCGTATGCGAGTTTGCTTTTGTCATTAATAAATGTTAAAGTTATGTATACcagagaattgttttaaaataaacataatgttttatttgtacCTGTTTCATATGCCTGTATATCCAGCTTTGAGTAAAAACTTTCTCAGAAGAAATGGCCCCAAGGAAAAGTCTGAGAAGCCTTCGAAGAACACCCCTGATTCTTGGAATAGCTCTCAGTCCTTCTGCAGCTTGGCTGCCATGCTCCCGGGGGCTCAGCCTGTTCTCTTCTCTCCATGAATGAACATTTTGCTTATCAAATAGAGAAGCAGAGATTACGAACATTTAATAATATGCATGGCATTTGGTTGTACCATGGCCTCACTATTAGCTAAATAAAAACACCTGTGAATTATTAAAATCATCATCTTTGAAAAGGTAGCAGTACACGAGAGCCCACGCGTCTTAGAGGTGAGAGCCCAAGGATCTTAGAGGTGAGAGCCCACGGGTCTTAGAGACGAGGGCCCAGAGATCTTAAAGGTGAGGGCCCACAGATCTTAAAGGTGAGGGCCCATAGATCTTAGAGGTGAGGGCCCACAGATCTTAAAGGTGAGAGCCCACGGATCTTAGGGGTGAGAGCCCATAGATCATAGAAGTGAGGGCCCACAGANNNNNNNNNNNNNNNNNNNNNNNNNNNNNNNNNNNNNNNNNNNNNNNNNNNNNNNNNNNNNNNNNNNNNNNNNNNNNNNNNNNNNNNNNNNNNNNNNNNNGATCTTAGAGGTGAAAGCCCACAGATCTTAGAGGTGAGGGCCCACAGATCTTAGAGGTGAGAGCCCACAGATCTTAGAGGTGAGAGCCCACAGATCTTAGAGGTGAAAGCCCACAGATCTTAGGGGTGAGGGCCCACAGATCTTAGGGGTGAGAGCCCATAGATCTTAGACTCCAACCCACATCTACTTAAACCTCTACTCTGTTAAGACAAGAAACTCTTACtctcaaataaagaaattattagctaaaataaaaatatattaaaagaaagaaatttttctttagcCTGTTACCCAAATCCATGGTCCAGCAGACCCCCTGCTGTACACATATCTAAAGGGAATGAAATCGGTATGTTTACCCCCATACACTGCGGTAGGGTTGTCAACAACCAAGAAATGGCAACAACCCGAGTAAGCATAAACTGGTGAATGCATTTGttaaaatgtggcatatttacaatTAGAAAAGTATTCACACaccgaaagaaagaaagaaggaaggaaaggaagggagggagggagggaaggaaggaaggaaggaaaggaaggaaggaaggaaggaaggaaggaaggaaggaaggaaggaaggaaagaaagaaagaatNNNNNNNNNNNNNNNNNNNNNNNNNNNNNNNNNNNNNNNNNNNNNNNNNNNNNNNNNNNNNNNNNNNNNNNNNNNNNNNNNNNNNNNNNNNNNNNNNNNNagaatagaatagaatagaatagaatagaatagaatagaatagaatagaatagaatagaatagaatagaatagaatagaatagaatagaattttGTCATCTGCTCTTGCACaaacctaggtttggttcccagcatccacatggtggcttacaaccgcCTATAACCCCAATTTCAGGTGCTCTAAgcccctcttctgacatgcacaggcactgcatgcacatggcacacatctatacatgcagacaagatgttcatacacagaaaacaaaatgtatgtGCATCCTCTGAGACAAAAAGTCCTAAAGCAGCAGGGACCTTCTTTAGTtaaatttggtttttattgtatttCCACAGCAGACACCATGAAAGGCATGAGGTTTAATATTCCACAAGTAACGCCGTAGGtgggagtttctgtcccaccaatcagctcccaaataaccacgcagagatttattattaattataaatgcttaggcttgttactaactagctcttacaacttatattaacccaaaTCTATTCATTTACTTGCTGCCTCGtagctcatggcttgttacctcatcttcTACACgtcctgcttcctcagtgtctggCTAGTGACTCTGCCCTACTTCTCCCCAGCATAGTCTCTCAACCTGGTTCTCCTACCTAGctgcttcctgcctagctactggccagttGGCTCTTTATGAAAGCAATGAGGAGCAACGCATCTTcgcagtgtacaaaaggattattccacagcataaagcCATGGCGACACCTTGTGCAGCCAGCGTCTGCAACTCTCCCTCCTCACCGTCAGCTCCAACAGTAGCCTCTGTGGTGGACAGAAGACACTAAAGGCTgcattttccagatgagaaaacagaggctcGGGGAGTCAGAAGCCCCAGTGGAGATCTGGGATCTGAACACACGGTTTCCATCATGACCTGCAGAGATTGTTTTCCAAGGCTTGCATGGATTCCTTAAACTCATTAcagttgagagagaaaaagagagaggctGGAAAGGAGAGTGGAGGTATTCACAGAGGGGGaggaacagggagagagagacagagggaagggggggagaggaaggaggcaggggagggggagagaaagagaaagagagagagagaagattcaaGGAGCCTCCAGGGTATAAAACCCTGTGCTTTGTGACTTCAGAAAATATAGGAACACAtatcaccaccaccccccaagtttttacttattcattttggttttctAATTTGTTTCAAGCATCCGAAGATATTAAAGCATCAGAAAGAAGGAATATTCTTGAAGGATTTCTTTGATGTCCCCTTACTACCAAGATTTCCCACTCACTCCTCCATATTTAAACAAAAGCCCTGAGCTGCCTGCCTGCAACATTAGCACCAAAGCCCTGCTCATAGCTGCTTCATCCCTGTAaaaatgctggggggggggggcgacctCAGCCAATCTGACAGAGCAGAACCATCCATGACTCACTCCTAGCTGAACACAACCCATGATGGGTGCTGCTGTCATTATCCGTGATAACTGAAAAGTGGGGCCCAAAGCTTTTCACACTCTTCTCTGTTCTCAGATCTAATTGACAAAAAGCCTACGGAAGTGTTATAAAATCCCCTTTCCAGTAAAGGGgtggaaatgtattttttttttttgatgtgagAGCGATCAGACGGCTATACACAGAAATGAGGGGGAATGGGTGGACATGACctcaatttaagaaaaattatctaTAAAGAAAGAAGGTAGGGTGGCAGGGAGCCGATGAGCAGagaatggacagacagatgagGTCATCCCCACGAGGCTTTAGGAAGTCTGTGTTCTAATTATCAGTGGGTGGATTTAAGGCTCTAAACCTACTGTTGATTTCTGAATGGTCCGTTTGAACACATCAAGAGGAGTCTCTGTttttccatctctgcttcctgtatccACCTCCTCAGCTAACCACTCGGTTCTCGCCATGTCCACCTGTCCATGAGGTAGACACTGGTCCTTGACAGGACGGTGAAGGGTGACCAGGCAGACTTTTGAAATGTGGCCTTAAGGCTTTGCAGACGCCGCCGTCCCCTCTCACCGCTTGCTGCAGCCATGGTCAGCCCCACCATGTTCTTCCACATCACTGCCGATGGCGAGCCCTTGGGCCACGTCTCCTTCGAGCTATTTGCagacaaagttccaaagacagcagaaaactttcGTGCTCTGAGCACcagagagaaaggatttggatataagggttcttcctttcacaggattATTCCAGGATTCATGTGTCAGGGTGGTGACTTCACACGCCATAATGGCACTGGCTGCAGATCCATCTATggagaaaaatttgaggatgagaacttcatcctgaagcatacaggtcctggcatcttgtccacggcaaatgctggaccaaacacaAACGGTTCCCACTTTTTCATCTGCACCACCAagactgagtggctggatggcaaacatgtggtctttgggaaggtgaaagaaggTATGAACATTGTGGAAGCCATGGAGCGTTTTGGGTCCAGGAATGGCAAGACCAGCAAGAAGATCACCATTTCCAACTGTGGAAaactctaattcttttgacttgcaggcttcttacccaccagaccattccttctgtagctcaggaaagcaccccagccccatctgctcgcagtaccctgtaatctctgctctcactgaagttctttgggttccatattttcctcattccccttcaagtctagctggattgcagagttaagtttatgattatgaattaaaaactaagtaagaaacaaaaagaaagaaatgtgccATTAAGTATTAGAACGAGTAGGAGAGTGCACCTGTGTTCTTACGGAAAAGACGGGAGTTGGGAGCACCGCTACAGctgggtgggagaaggggacCCACGTGCCTACAGGTTGCCCTGGGGAACGAGGAGGAAACATGGCTTCCCAGTGCACTCTTGTGGTGAGCAAATACacatgggggagaaagagagagagggagggagggagggagagagagagagagagagagagagagagagagagagagagagattcatatCCTGTGGAGAGAGCCAGAACTAAAGAGGTGGAGGAGACCATTGGGCTGAGGTGATCTCCAGGCCCAGGCTGCTATCAAAGCCTATGTCTGGGTTTGTTGATCTATGTTGATGTCATGGTACACAGAGAAGATAGAGCTGCACAGAGTTGGTCCAGCCCCTCACTGGTTGTAAAACTAAGGAGAACTGACCCTTCCCCTCACCAGTTGAAGTCATCTTGAGAGTGGTCCCTGCATCTCTCCTAGGCAACATGGTAGAGCTGGCGCTGGTGCGGGTGAGTCAGCCCTGAGGGTATGAAACcaagagaactggccctgccccttgctccttGCTGCATAGGGTAAAGTAGCAAGGGTAGTACTGGAGAGCTTGTCCTGGGGGTGAAGAagagggagagctggtgggctggcaaatccaggcccagaaccagggctatgagttgacCCATCGCAGTATCCACCCTATCTGCGATCTGCTGCAGCACATaaaggggctggtcctgcagatccaaagctgcaggacctCCAAGACatagggcaacaacaggatattcaagaagagtcccagtgaggagccAGTATTGGCAGTATAACAGAAACcggaggccttgaaccagaccaaatggctctttgcaatgaacacttacaagtaaatatatatgaaccaaagggtttactgtgtgccTCACTATGTCACAGTAAAGCTTCCACAGtgagattttctttgtctttttttttctctttttgtcttttcttaaattttatcttattttactggggggaaggggaggttgcaagggcagagggtggatatgaagggatgggaaGATGAAAGGGATCAAAATGCATGATGTGACAGGCACaaacaatcatttttttaaaaaaattaaatttaaaaaataaaaagataaactctttttaaaagaaggagtTGGAGAATTCTCCTCTGCAGCTCTGGGAGATAGCAATGCTTCTATGGACAGGGACTCAATGTCACCTGAGGGATAGGAGCAGGAGAGTCGCTGTACACCTGCTAATGAGAGAAGGAAGTTTTACCCAGGGATCGCTCAAATCAATTTCTgaattcctattattttaaaacatcaactGACTATTGATCAGTCAGCAATTCTGATCCATAAGTTTTCCACAGCATCAGATGATTGCATACTGGTCCTACACCCCACTTCCTGACTATGTGCACTGCCATGCAAGGTCTTACACAAACACGGAGATCAAACCAAAGCAGGTTTGATCTTTAGTCCTGATTTCCCAGAACCTACTCTCTGTAGAACTATGTCTAATGTCATGCAAAGGCACACACCTGAGCAAAATCCTGACCCCAAGGATGGGGCACACAACACAACACTTCCCATTGTTACTAACTAGAATCTAACGGGCAAGGCAGTGTTGCTATACAAAAAGGAAATTGGGGGAGCGGAGACTTGAAAGCCAAGGCAATGGTGAGACTTCTAGGTTTGATCTTTAGTCCTGATTTCCCAGAACCTACTCTCTGTAGAACTATATCTATGTCATGCAAAGGCACACACCTGAGCAAAATCCTGACCCCAAGGATGGAGCACACAACACTTCCCATTGTTACTAACTAGAATCTAACGGGCAAGGCAGTGTCGCTATACAAAAAGGAAATTGGGGGAGCGGAGACTTGAAAGCCAAGGCAATGGTGAGACTTCTCAGACCACTAACGCCTGGGTCAGGAGGGACTTCCGTTGCTTGGAATAGCCCTACTCACCTCCCCGCCTCCCCGCCTTCAGCCCcatctccctccaactcctccctccCACTGTGACGAATTCCCATGTAAAACTTTCTCTGTAACTATCATTCTCTTCCTCAAATGTGTCCATCATTTTCTGTCTCCATAGAAACAAGCTAATGAACCTGACCTCAGAGGACCAACAGACCTTCCTCTTTCCAGAGCGTCTGCTGGTCCTCAGCATCAATGTCTTTGAACCTCTGTCTGTCCCTACACACTCTCCTTGACTTAATTCTGCACACTGTTCTCGTCCACCAAAGCTCTCCACATGAACTCATATTCACTCCTCAGAGCCGTGTGAAAATCCCTCTCTGAAACCTTCTCTGTCTTTGAAAGCACAGTAATACTGTTCCCTTCCCGGCTCTCAGCACCACACCACGGACATAGACACACCTAAATCATGATGTGTCCGCTTCCCCTCCAGAGAGCGTGCCTACAAAGGTTAGtcatttttgctgttattttgttttgtttttctaacgaAACACAAACTAGGGTCATCGGGGAAGGGGAATGTCAATtaagagaaaatgcctccgtcaTATCGgaccattttcttgattaatagtTAATTTGGGATGCCCAGCCCACTATGTGTGGTACTacccctgggaaggtggtcctgagttgtaaaaaaaaaatcaagctgagcAATCTTGCGAGCAGCAGCCCctcatgacctctgcttcagttcctgtctccagcttcTTGTCCAGCTTGAGTACCTCATTTGACTTCCCTCGGTGATAgatttgaagccgggcggtggtggcgcacgcctttaatcccagcactcgggaggcagaggcaggcggatctctgggagttcgagtccagccgggtctacaagagctagttccaggacaggctccaaaaccacagagaaaccctgtctcgaaaaaccaaaaaaaaaaaaaaaaaaaaaaaaaaaaaagtgatagatTTGATTGAGAcatgtaagccagataaacccctttcctccctgagctgcttttggtcatggtctttatcacagcaatagcaagcAAACCAGGACAGTCAAACACACCTGCTCATGGATGTTTCTGAACAGAATCTCACTACAGAGAATCTCGGTGAGGTCTTAGAGACTATAGGCAtgaaaggggaagaaggcaggaTGTATTATAGCCTGCAGCCCAGTGTGAGGTTGGGTCCCTAACTCACTCCTCATCGTTGGATGGTGAGGCTAAGGGAGGGCTCACTCCAGCACAGGGGGGGGGGGCTAATAATTGATGTTGAGAAATTGTGTGGAGTTCAGGTCTGACGAGCCTGTCCTGGGGATGGGGATGAGGCTCAGCATCAGACCTTCTCACCCAGCATACAAAAAagcccaggtttgatccccacagaaaagaaagagagagagaagaatctgTGGAAAGTCGGACCTGGGGAGGACAAGAGCGTCATTTTCTGGAGGGAAATGCTCACTGATGTGTGAGCTCTAGTACATCCACAATCTGCGGGGTGCAGATTTGGTGGGGCATCACTGCCAAGAGGGGAGCCGAGGATCCAGGGGGTGAGAGACTGCAGGAAATCAGGTAGAGCCCAGGCATTGGCCTTGAGGGCAGTGTTCAGCCCACCCAGGGCCCCTCTATGGCTGTGGTGAGGGACTGCTGACAAAATCAACATAATATAGCATGGgttttaaacaaaagagaaaaatatgtctaCGAGAAAATACAGCCCTTGCTGCACTATTATTGGTTCATTGCTGATCCACCATTAGACAATTCCATTTCATCTTCTTTCCTGCATCATCAAAACCCTTCCTCACGTATCGGCCATCCTCTTGATTTGCTCCTCCAGCGCATACATTTCCATTCCAGGCAATTTGATGTTGACAGTGATGGTGTTTGTGTTCACTGCCCACAGAGAGATCTAGCCATCGTGTGgcagagggtggggagggtgcTTGTTGATGGGGGGATATTAGAAACAAGTGCTTTGCACACAGTGGCTACACATGCTGGGCTCTGACAAGGGCCTgggaaggcattttcttcatgaaGAGGAATTGCAAGGAGCCGACAGCTGGCTTCAGAAGGCTAACGGGTAAACATCAACTTTATGTTGTGGGTTTAAGATTTCTCATAGCAGAAATTATTTATGTGCCAGGTATCATCTAGTGTAACACTGAACATTTAGAAAATGAACACCCGCCACCTGATAaaagtgcttttaaaatgaaCAGACTGTCTCATAAGACAGAAGCCTGGGTCTCTGggtgaaaagaacaaaaacaaccatGGCTGTCACCTACATGCCGACAAAagtctgtcctgcccagtccctcagctgttcaattaaaaaaaaaacatattatattTGGCTGATTAGTtcagtcttattattaactagctcttacaacttaaattaacccacaattcttgtctatggttagccacgtgacttggtaccttttctcagtgaggcattctcatcttgcttcctctgcctctaagtggtgactgcatctctgcctttcctcttcccagaattctcctagtctggtcaccccgcctatacttcctgcctgcctactgaccagtgttttattaaaccaatatgagtgacaaatcttcacaatgtacaaaagcATTTCCCACAGAagttcccctttttttcttttcagaacaagaaccctgaatcttatctcctttgtttagctttttcctgaccattatccataacaacttgtaaccaacactctaaacaaaggcaaacatccataatccatttttagagaatatgggcatagtttcctaggatacttcctgctgattggggtgctggtaatcttatagggactcaaagaaaatttaggattatattcaagtcttgactggagtattctgtgaggctggatcatctcagccagcagtcttcaagcagttctggatgtagaactcagaggaaactacaacagaggtgctctgaaacattggatcatctggaccatctgttcccattttagatttttcaggGGGGTGGGTTCTTCCtcaatcaaactttatttttcttaaccagaATGAATctatagcctctcatttcctgtgcaaacaaaagcaaaaccacttctccaaagtaacatggCTTTTGactaaattttgaagtcaaagcattt encodes the following:
- the LOC101994597 gene encoding peptidyl-prolyl cis-trans isomerase A-like, encoding MVSPTMFFHITADGEPLGHVSFELFADKVPKTAENFRALSTREKGFGYKGSSFHRIIPGFMCQGGDFTRHNGTGCRSIYGEKFEDENFILKHTGPGILSTANAGPNTNGSHFFICTTKTEWLDGKHVVFGKVKEGMNIVEAMERFGSRNGKTSKKITISNCGKL